The Mastomys coucha isolate ucsf_1 unplaced genomic scaffold, UCSF_Mcou_1 pScaffold3, whole genome shotgun sequence DNA window ATGGTATTCTCACCACACTCGCTTCTCTTCTCCCTTAACGACCCTCTTTCTTCCAGCTGATATCAACTTACACATCTGAAGAGCTACGACTGCTCAGCagttgtcttacttagggttgcACTGCTGTGAAGAGGCGCCATGACCACGGTGACCCTTATAGTAGACatttagctggggctggcttacaagttcagagctTCAggctgttatcatcatggcaggaactgTGGCAGTATCTAAGCTGTCATGACACTGGAGGAACCTCTTGTTCTGATGGCGGCTAGAATAAGACTGGCGTCCAGGTAGACAGGGCAAGGTTCTTACAggccatgctcacagtgacacacttctaaggtcactcctactccaacaaggccatgcctgcTTCAAGAAGGCCACAGTCCCAGTAGTGCCAGTCCCCAGGCCAAGCATGTTTAAACCAACACAGCAGTGCTTCTGTGTTGTGCCTCTGAGGTCTGCCTTGTGATTCTCTTTCAATAGGAATGCAGCTGTTTGAATGTTTTCATCTTGGATAATTTTATCCCTCACTTCCACCAGTTTTGAGTGGAGAGAAATAACAAGGCCTGACACACCTGGGCACTTCTTAGGTGTGATTCAGAGAATAATACTCTACGCTGGTGCTGTTTAAGATGAGGGAGAAGACTTACGGCTATGAGATAAGGCAGAATGTGGTGAACAGTGCAGGAAGTGAGGTCTCTGCAGGTGTTGTAGGTCCCTTCACTGACTCCCAGTCTGGGGCATTGCATGTCCTTACAGACATTCTGTAATAGAGAGTGTTCCTGTCCCCACAGCACGTTTTCTGGAGCAGTTGAAGGCTGAGTGTCACTACTTCAATGGGAGGGAGCGTGTGTGGACTGTGACCAGATTCATCTATAACCAGGAAGAGTTTGCTCGCTTTCAGAGTGACGTTGGGAAGTTTCTGGCAGTGACTGAGCTGGGGCGGCCCATAGCTGAGTACTTAAACACCCAAAAAGATATGCTGGACAATTATCGTGCCTCAGTGGACAGGTGCAGAAATAACTATGACCTTGTTGATATCTTCATGTTGAACTTAAAAGGTAAGCATTAGATCGGAAGTAGAtgggttagtgtgtgtgtgcgtgtgtgcgtgtgtgtgtgtgagtgtatctgtctgtatgtgtgcatgtctgtggtgtgtctgtgtgtgaatgggtctgcctatgtgtgtatacaagtcgttatatgtgtgtgtgtgtgtttgttagagAAANNNNNNNNNNNNNNNNNNNNNNNNNNNNNNNNNNNNNNNNNNNNNNNNNNNNNNNNNNNNNNNNNNNNNNNNNNNNNNNNNNNNNNNNNNNNNNNNNNNNNNNNNNNNNNNNNNNNNNNNNNNNNNNNNNNNNNNNNNNNNNNNNNNNNNNNNNNNNNNNNNNNNNNNNNNNNNNNNNNNNNNNNNNNNNNNNNNNNNNNNNNNNNNNNNNNNNNNNNNNNNNNNNNNNNNNNNNNNNNNNNNNNNNNNNNNNNNNNNNNNNNNNNNNNNNNNNNNNNNNNNNNNNNNNNNNNNNNNNNNNNNNNNNNNNNNNNNNNNNNNNNNNNNNNNNNNNNNNNNNNNNNNNNNNNNNNNNNNNNNNNNNNNNNNNNNNNNNNNNNNNNNNNNNNNNNNNNNNNNNNNNNNNNNNNNNNNNNNNNNNNNNNNNNNNNNNNNNNNNNNNNNNNNNNNNNNNNNNNNNNNNNNNNNNNNNNNNNNNNNNNNNNNNNNNNNNNNNNNNNNNNNNNNNNNNNNNNNNNNNNNNNNNNNNNNNNNNNNNNNNNNNNNNNNNNNNNNNNNNNNNNNNNNNNNNNNNNNNNNNNNNNNNNNNNNNNNNNNNNNNNNNNNNNNNNNNNNNNNNNNNNNNNNNNNNNNNNNNNNNNNNNNNNNNNNNNNNNNNNNNNNNNNNNNNNNNNNNNNNNNNNNNNNNNNNNNNNNNNNNNNNNNNNNNNNNNNNNNNNNNNNNNNNNNNNNNNNNNNNNNNNNNNNNNNNNNNNNNN harbors:
- the LOC116074434 gene encoding rano class II histocompatibility antigen, D-1 beta chain-like, translating into MVYLWLPRGHCVAAVILNLMMLSPPVALVRDPQPRFLEQLKAECHYFNGRERVWTVTRFIYNQEEFARFQSDVGKFLAVTELGRPIAEYLNTQKDMLDNYRASVDRCRNNYDLVDIFMLNLKACPSYKPMCQYSWETSSLQDEIEYGELWHRVSSGVQMEH